One genomic segment of Panicum virgatum strain AP13 chromosome 2N, P.virgatum_v5, whole genome shotgun sequence includes these proteins:
- the LOC120662157 gene encoding UDP-glucuronic acid decarboxylase 2-like: MMPSSSMPGAGSSELIYRGLHDAQAVAEEEAAGAGGSSSAANKPPHGHGRGAPPPPWVRYVLGEQRLVFALLGMALVFLLAPSASCSATTYTHTTSSSSVEYSSMSRVAALGQPQQEVVRPPGRVPLGLKRKGLRVVVTGGAGFVGSHLVDRLLARGDSVIVVDNLFTGRKENVLHHGGNPRFEMIRHDVVEPILLEVDQIYHLACPASPVHYKHNPVKTIKTNVVGTLNMLGLAKRVGARFLLTSTSEVYGDPLQHPQAETYWGNVNPIGVRSCYDEGKRTAETLTMDYHRGANLEVRIARIFNTYGPRMCIDDGRVVSNFVAQALRKEPLTVYGDGKQTRSFQYVSDLVEGLMKLMEGEHVGPFNLGNPGEFTMLELAKVVQDTIDPNARIEFRPNTADDPHKRKPDISRAKELLGWEPKISLKKGLPLMVQDFRDRIFGDQKDAAAGDN; encoded by the exons ATGATGCCGTCGTCGTCCATGCCCGGCGCGGGCTCCTCGGAGCTGATCTACCGCGGCCTGCACGACGcgcaggcggtggcggaggaggaagcagcAGGCGCCGGCGggtcctcgtcggcggccaACAAGCCGCCGCACGGGCACGGcaggggggcgccgccgccgccgtgggtgcGGTACGTTCTGGGCGAGCAGCGCCTGGTGTTCGCGCTCCTCGGCATGGCGCTCGTCTTCCTGCTCGCGCCCTCCGCCTCGTGCAGCGCGACCACGTACACgcacaccaccagcagcagcagcgtggaGTACAGCAGCATGAGCAGGGTGGCGGCGTTGGGGCAGCCGCAGCAGGAGGTGGTCCGGCCCCCGGGGCGCGTGCCGCTGGGGCTGAAGCGCAAGGGCCTGCGCGTGGTGGTGACCGGCGGCGCCGGGTTCGTGGGCAGCCACCTGGTGGACCGGCTGCTGGCGCGCGGCGACAGCGTGATCGTGGTGGACAACCTGTTCACGGGGCGCAAGGAGAACGTGCTCCACCACGGCGGGAACCCGCGGTTCGAGATGATCCGGCACGACGTGGTGGAGCCGATCCTGCTGGAGGTGGACCAGATCTACCACCTGGCGTGCCCGGCGTCGCCCGTGCACTACAAGCACAACCCGGTGAAGACGATCAAGACCAACGTGGTGGGCACGCTCAACATGCTGGGCCTGGCCAAGCGCGTGGGCGCCCGCTTCCTGCTCACCAGCACCAGCGAGGTGTACGGCGACCCGCTGCAGCACCCGCAGGCGGAGACCTACTGGGGGAACGTCAACCCCATCGGCGTGCGCAGCTGCTACGACGAGGGCAAGCGCACGGCCGAGACGCTCACCATGGACTACCACCGCGGCGCCAACCTCGAG GTTCGGATCGCTCGGATCTTCAACACCTACGGGCCGCGCATGTGCATCGACGACGGCCGCGTCGTCAGCAACTTCGTCGCTCAG GCGCTGAGGAAGGAGCCACTGACGGTTTACGGCGACGGCAAGCAGACGAGGAGCTTCCAGTACGTCTCCGATCTG GTTGAGGGCCTGATGAAGCTGATGGAGGGCGAGCACGTGGGGCCCTTCAACCTGGGGAACCCCGGCGAGTTCACCATGCTGGAGCTGGCCAAGGTGGTGCAGGACACCATCGACCCCAACGCGCGCATCGAGTTCCGCCCCAACACCGCCGACGACCCGCACAAGCGCAAGCCCGACATCAGCCGCGCCAAGGAGCTGCTCGGCTGGGAGCCCAAGATCTCTCTCAAGAAGGGCCTGCCGCTCATGGTCCAGGACTTCCGCGACCGCATCTTCGGCGACCagaaggacgccgccgccggcgacaacTGA
- the LOC120662158 gene encoding 60S ribosomal protein L22-2-like, whose translation MARGVVAAKAGAAGGKKKGSVTFTIDCTKPVEDKIMEIASLEKFLQERIKVAGGKAGSLGDSVTVSREKTKVSVTSDGHFSKRYLKYLTKKYLKKHNVRDWLRVIAANKDRTVYELRYFNIAENEGEEED comes from the exons ATGGCGCGCGGTGTGGTGGCGGCGAAGGCCGGCGCGGCCGGGGGCAAGAAGAAGGGCTCGGTCACCTTCACGATCGACTGCACCAAGCCCGTGGAGGACAAGATCATGGAGATCGCCTCGCTCGAGAAGTTCCTGCAGGAGCGCATCAaggtcgccggcggcaaggCCGGGAGCCTCGGCGACTCCGTCACCGTCTCCCGCGAGAAGACCAAGGTCTCTGTCACCTCCGACGGGCACTTCTCCAAGAG GTACCTGAAGTACTTGACCAAGAAGTACTTGAAGAAGCACAACGTGCGGGATTGGCTACGCGTGATTGCAGCCAACAAGGACCGCACTGTCTATGAGCTCCGGTACTTCAACATCGCCGAGAATGAGGGCGAGGAGGAAGATTAG
- the LOC120662160 gene encoding pentatricopeptide repeat-containing protein At3g18020-like has protein sequence MGTAANPLLPSLQPQHQQPDLLRLVDELCASGRAAEAHHRVSLLLLSTASRLDARAANAILRCLLGARTPLLTLRLVQAAAIVPSLPNYNRLLGLLCRADPPPISVLLAHRLHLRMRVAPNAASYAAILDGYARVPDPRAAQKLLDEMPQRGLAPSSLARSFLVKAFLRARDVDAAMDLVHNHLWPTMAATDGHQLREDQEVINAAFADLVQCLCAEGFFHVVFRIAEEMPQRRCHVPDEFAYAQMIDSLCRSGQHHGASRIVYIMRKRGLCPSAVSYNCIVHGLCTSPKPGACLRAHQLVMEGTSFGYRPREVTYKVLVDELCRENELTKAKDVLELMLQPSSQCRKDGGEDAGDETRIRMYNVFLGALRTVDNPSEQLGVLVSMLQAGSKPDVITMNTVIHGFCKSGRAQEARRILDDMLNGKFCAPDVVTFTTLISGYLDAGDHAEALDVLHTLMPRRRCSPTVITYNCVIKGLFGLGQVDTAMQVLEEMNANNVAADSVTHTVVIKGLCDAGQLEKAKEFWDNIIWPSGIHDDYVYSSIFRDLCKQRKLEQACDFLYELVDCGISPSIVCYNILIDAACKQGLKKLAYQLVKEMKRNGLAPDAVTWRILGKLHHYEEEEQEEHQLPTADVGRSSPDDRLEPLVLTKEMPLLPPLSSSENIYDVDENNYSTDESEEEVGYSADMANNNKAKAEEVGYSTKVTVEEPPDNTDPTRGTAIDRGDITWGDGLKKPDKQPLIREPLSRVAKRVFGIQ, from the coding sequence ATGGGTACCGCGGCGAATCCTCTACTGCCGTCCCTCCAACCGCAACACCAGCAGCCGGACCTGCTCCGCCTGGTGGACGAGCTCTGCGCGtcgggccgcgccgccgaggcgcACCACCgcgtctccctcctcctcctctccaccgcgtcccgcctcgacgcgcgcgccGCCAACGCCATCCTACGCTGCCTCCTCGGCGCGCGGACGCCCCTCCTCACGCTCCGCCTCGTCCAGGCCGCTGCTATCGTCCCCTCGCTCCCCAACTACAAccgcctcctcggcctcctctgccgcgcggACCCGCCGCCGATCTCCGTCCTCCTTGCgcaccgcctccacctccgcatGCGCGTGGCTCCCAATGCCGCATCCTACGCTGCGATCCTCGACGGCTACGCGCGCGTCCCCGACCCCCGCGCCGCGCAGAAGCTGCTCGACGAAATGCCCCAACGCGGGCTGGCCCCCAGCTCCCTCGCGCGCTCCTTCCTCGTCAAGGCATTCCTCCGCGCCCGCGACGTTGATGCCGCCATGGACCTCGTCCACAACCATCTCTGGCCGACCATGGCTGCCACGGATGGCCATCAACTTCGAGAGGACCAGGAGGTTATCAACGCCGCGTTCGCCGACCTCGTGCAGTGCCTGTGCGCCGAGGGGTTCTTCCACGTTGTCTTCCGGATCGCTGAGGAGATGCCGCAGAGGCGGTGCCACGTGCCTGATGAGTTCGCCTACGCGCAGATGATCGACTCGTTATGCCGATCGGGGCAGCACCATGGCGCATCCAGGATAGTGTACATCATGAGGAAGAGGGGTTTGTGCCCAAGCGCAGTCTCCTACAACTGTATTGTTCACGGGCTGTGCACCAGCCCAAAGCCTGGGGCGTGCCTGCGGGCTCACCAGCTGGTGATGGAAGGCACTTCTTTCGGGTATCGCCCGAGGGAGGTGACATACAAGGTGCTTGTTGACGAGCTGTGCCGGGAGAATGAGCTCACCAAGGCCAAGGATGTCTTGGAGCTGATGTTGCAGCCCTCCAGTCAGTGTCGCAAGGATGGGGGTGAAGATGCTGGTGACGAGACCAGGATAAGGATGTACAATGTGTTTCTTGGAGCGCTGCGCACTGTGGACAACCCAAGTGAGCAACTTGGCGTGCTTGTATCCATGCTGCAGGCTGGATCCAAGCCGGATGTGATCACCATGAACACTGTCATCCATGGCTTTTGCAAATCTGGGAGGGCCCAGGAGGCTAGGAGGATCCTGGACGACATGCTCAACGGAAAGTTTTGTGCTCCTGACGTTGTTACCTTCACCACACTCATATCTGGATACCTCGATGCAGGTGATCACGCAGAAGCCCTTGATGTGCTGCACACTTTGATGCCTAGGCGCCGGTGCTCCCCTACTGTTATCACTTACAATTGTGTCATCAAGGGACTGTTTGGCCTCGGGCAAGTTGATACAGCAATGCAGGTGCTTGAGGAAATGAATGCCAATAACGTTGCAGCTGATTCTGTTACTCATACTGTGGTGATCAAAGGGCTCTGTGATGCGGGGCAGCTCGAGAAGGCAAAGGAATTCTGGGACAACATCATCTGGCCGTCAGGTATACATGATGATTATGTGTACAGCTCAATCTTCAGAGATCTCTGCAAACAGAGGAAACTGGAACAGGCATGCGATTTCTTATATGAATTGGTGGATTGTGGGATTTCTCCCAGTATAGTGTGCTACAACATACTCATAGACGCTGCCTGCAAGCAGGGATTGAAGAAGCTAGCATATCAATTAGTCAAGGAGATGAAAAGAAATGGCCTAGCACCGGATGCTGTAACTTGGAGGATTCTTGGCAAATTGCATCACTatgaagaggaagaacaagaggaGCACCAGCTTCCGACAGCTGATGTGGGTCGAAGTTCCCCAGATGACAGATTGGAGCCTCTTGTCTTGACTAAAGAGATGCCTTTGCTTCCACCTTTGTCGTCATCCGAAAACATCTATGATGTTGATGAGAATAATTATAGCACGGATGAGTCTGAGGAAGAGGTTGGTTATTCAGCAGATATGGCTAATAATAACAAAGCTAAGGCTGAGGAGGTTGGATACTCAACAAAAGTGACTGTGGAGGAACCACCAGATAATACTGATCCAACAAGGGGAACAGCAATTGATAGGGGTGATATAACTTGGGGAGATGGCCTTAAGAAGCCAGATAAACAACCTTTAATAAGAGAACCACTCTCTAGAGTGGCCAAAAGGGTGTTTGGGATACAGTAG